A window of the Anoplopoma fimbria isolate UVic2021 breed Golden Eagle Sablefish chromosome 17, Afim_UVic_2022, whole genome shotgun sequence genome harbors these coding sequences:
- the zmynd8 gene encoding MYND-type zinc finger-containing chromatin reader ZMYND8 isoform X8, with translation MHPQSVAEEEEKTEITTEGMEISTRSKDTGSTERVTQKRKMPSPSHSSNGHSSAETSPCPIKKKKKPGAVSSSKDQSELRHGPFYYVKQPALTTDPVDVVPQDGRNDFYCWLCHREGQVLCCELCPRVYHAKCLKLPAEPEGDWFCPECEKITVAECIETQSKAMMMLTIEQLSYLLKFALQKMKQPGTEPFQKPVSLEQHPDYAEYIFHPMDLCTLEKNIKKKMYGCTEAFLADAKWILHNCIIYNGGNHKLTATAKVIVKICEHEMNEIEVCPECYLSACQKRDNWFCEPCSNPHPLVWAKLKGFPFWPAKALRDKDGQVDARFFGQHDRAWVPLNNCYLMSKEIPFSVKKTKSIFNSAMQEMEVYVENMKKKFGVFNYAPFRTPYTPDNNFQMLLDPSNPSSTPIKPEKQEKIKLSFDMTASPKISLARTMLSGAGVVGTTAGRRLPLSDMPRSPMSTNSSAHTGSDGETETADKSQTKAPNSQYSTGEESMDCTASPAHPRPCPAGSSLESPKPFHSQAPGAPKQEKTPPTGSILNLNLDRSKAEMDLKELSETVQQKQGATPVLTSPKRQIKSRFQLNLDKTIESCKAQLGIDEISVDVYKGVEHSDSEDSDKSDSSDSEYASDEEQKTKDGQDAAPSDEVQKDSTKSKAKDKPSPSQEEGKGDSHVASETTAGDANAAASDAPTKKQISTDCEKESPEKTKAPPASPSLREKATVKEAAKQPVPVEDSDSERELVIDLGEEQGGKDRKRSRKDKMTVKESSAGKTEGKALTPSTLPSQNSTAPSTPSSASTQSPMAIPVTMVSFTTPSPATISLANVSSATATPPSSSSSASNTPALKKQRPLLPRETVPVVQRAVVWNPSAKFQTSSQKWHMQKVQRQQQNQQPAATTPEQASSPRQGQTQVLTQTQATGNGSTAVSSSSAQQSSQSTRYQTRQAVKVQQKDTPLSTSTSAVTLVSSSPSSVAMVATSSLGTAATSSPMATDLYIPTASADVAADIAKYTNKIMDAIKGTMTEIYNDLSKSTSGNTIAEIRRLRIEIEKLQWLHQQELSEMKHNLELTMAEMRQSLEQERERLVTEVKKQMELEKQQAVDETKKKQWCANCRKEAIFYCCWNTSYCDYPCQQAHWPEHMKSCTQSATAPQQEPEAESTADPPNKGLGQTSGGPNSLRDAPASAPPDKDCDMEKSTDNVAVTLS, from the exons ATGCATCCACAGAG TgtggcagaggaagaggagaaaactGAGATTACAACAGAAGGAATGGAGATCTCAACGCGATCCAAGG ACACGGGGTCAACAGAACGGGTGACCCAAAAGCGAAAGATGCCGAGTCCCTCTCATTCATCTAATGGTCACTCCTCTGCTGAAACATCCCCCTGCcctataaaaaagaagaagaaaccaggTGCTGTTAGCAGCAGCAAAGACCAG TCAGAACTAAGACATGGTCCCTTTTACTATGTGAAGCAGCCAGCACTCACCACAGACCCTGTTGATGTTGTACCGCAGGACGGCAGGAACGACTTCTACTGCTGGCTATGCCACCGCGAGGGCCAGGTGCTCTGCTGTGAGCTCTGCCCCAGGGTGTACCACGCCAAGTGCCTCAAACTACCAGCCGAGCCCGAGGGCGACTGGTTCTGTCCGGAGTGTGAG AAAATAACAGTTGCTGAGTGTATAGAGACTCAGAGCAAAGCCATGATGATGCTAACTATAGAGCAGCTGTCTTACCTACTAAAGTTTGCCCTTCAGAAGATGAAACAGCCAGGT ACCGAACCCTTCCAGAAACCTGTCTCTCTTGAACAGCATCCCGATTATGCAGAGTACATTTTTCACCCTATGGATCTTTGCACACTTGAGAAG aatattaaaaagaaaatgtatggcTGCACAGAGGCCTTCTTGGCAGATGCAAAATGGATTTTGCACAACTGTATTATATACAATGGAg GCAATCACAAACTCACGGCTACAGCTAAAGTGATAGTAAAGATCTGTGAACATGAG ATGAATGAGATTGAAGTTTGTCCCGAGTGTTATCTGTCTGCTTGCCAAAAGAGAGACAACTGGTTCTGTGAGCCTTGT AGTAACCCACACCCTCTAGTGTGGGCCAAACTGAAAGGATTTCCATTCTGGCCTGCTAAAGCTTTGCGGGACAAAGATGGACAAGTGGATGCTCGCTTTTTTGGACAACATGACAG GGCTTGGGTGCCTTTAAACAACTGCTACCTCATGTCCAAAGAGATTCCATTCTCTGTGAAGAAGACCAAGAGCATCTTCAACAGCGCCATGCAAGAGATGGAGGTCTATGTggagaacatgaagaagaagttCGGAGTGTTTAACTATGCCCCCTTCAGGACACCATACACTCCTGACAACAACTTCCAGATGCTGCTGGATCCCTCCAACCCATCATCAACGCCGATCAAACCTGAGAAACAGGAGAAGATCAAGCTGAGCTTTGATATGACGGCATCACCCAAGATCTCTTTGGCCAGGACCATGTTGTCCGGGGCCGGAGTGGTAGGGACTACAGCAGGCCGGCGGCTCCCCCTCAGTGATATGCCTCGCTCCCCCATGAGCACCAACTCCTCTGCCCATACTGGTTCGGATGGGGAAACAGAGACAGCGGACAAGTCCCAGACAAAGGCTCCAAACAGCCAGTACAGTACAGGAGAAGAGTCCATGGACTGTACAG CATCACCTGCCCATCCTCGACCTTGTCCTGCAGGCAGTTCCTTAGAAAGCCCTAAACCATTCCACTCTCAAGCTCCTGGCGCTCCCAAACAGGAGAAGACACCACCGACAGGAAGCATACTGAACCTCAATCTAG ATCGAAGTAAAGCAGAAATGGACCTGAAGGAGCTTAGTGAAACGGTTCAGCAGAAACAAGGAGCCACACCAGTCCTCACCTCTCCAAAAAGACAGATCAAGAGCCGTTTCCAGCTGAACTTGGACAAAACCATCGAGAGTTGCAAGGCACAGTTGG GTATAGATGAGATCTCCGTTGATGTGTACAAAGGTGTGGAACACAGTGACTCAGAGGACTCGGATAAATCTGACTCCAGTGACAGTGAGTATGCCAGTGATGAGGAGCAAAAGACCAAGGATGGTCAGGATGCAGCACCCAGTGATGAGGTCCAGAAGGATTCCACCAAAAGCAAAGCCAAAGACAAACCTTCCCCGAGCCAAGAGGAGGGTAAAGGTGATTCGCACGTGGCCTCCGAGACTACAGCAGGCGACGCCAATGCAGCAGCATCAGATGCTCCAactaaaaagcaaataagcacaGATTGTGAAAAAGAGAGCCCAGAGAAAACCAAAGCACCTCCAGCATCACCTAGTCTCAGGGAAAAGGCTACGGTGAAAGAAGCGGCAAAGCAGCCTGTGCCAGTGGAGGACTCTGACTCAGAGAGAGAGCTGGTTATTGACCTTGGAGAGGAACAAGGAGGcaaggacaggaagaggagcaggaaagACAAAATGACTGTTAAAGAGTCTTCTGCTGGTAAAACTGAAG GGAAAGCCCTGACCCCATCGACACTACCGTCTCAAAACAGTACAGCTCCATCCACTCCCTCCAGCGCTTCCACACAGTCCCCCATGGCCATTCCTGTCACCATGGTCTCCTTCACTACTCCCTCACCCGCAACCATAAGCCTCGCAAACGTGTCCAGTGCCACCGCAAcacccccctcttcctcctcctcagcttccAACACCCCAGCTTTGAAGAAACAGCGTCCTCTGCTGCCCAGAGAGACGGTGCCGGTGGTGCAGAGAGCTGTGGTGTGGAATCCCTCTGCCAAGTTTCAGACCTCCTCTCAGAAGTGGCACATGCAGAAGGTGCAGCGTCAGCAACAGAACCAGCAACCTGCGGCAACCACGCCGGAGCAGGCGTCGTCGCCCAGGCAAGGCCAGACTCAAGTGCTGACCCAGACACAGGCCACTGGGAACGGATCGACAGCAGTGTCTTCATCTTCAGCACAGCAGTCTTCTCAGAGCACACGCTATCAGACCAGACAGGCTGTTAAAG TTCAACAAAAAGACACTCCACTCAGCACATCAACGTCTGCTGTCACACTGGTATCCAGTAGCCCATCTTCTGTTGCCATGGTGGCGACATCAAGTTTAGGCACAGCTGCTACGTCTTCACCCATGGCAACCGACCTGTATATCCCCACCGCCTCAGCGGATGTAGCTGCAGACATTgccaaatacacaaataaa ATAATGGATGCAATCAAAGGTACAATGACTGAAATCTACAATGACCTCTCTAAGAGTACTTCAGGCAATACAATAGCAGAG ATAAGACGACTGAGAATCGAAATAGAGAAATTACAGTGGCTCCATCAACAAGAGCTGTCAGAAATGAAGCACAATCTTG AGCTGACAATGGCAGAGATGAGGCAAAGTctggagcaggagagagagaggttggtGACTGAGGTGAAGAAACAGATGGAGCTGGAGAAGCAGCAAGCAGTGGatgagacaaagaagaagcagTGGTGTGCTAACTGCAGGAAAGAGGCCATCTTCTACTGCTGCTGGAACACCAGCTACTGTGATTACCCGTGTCAGCAGGCCCACTGGCCAGAACACATGAAGTCCTGCACTCAGTCAG CAACAGCCCCACAGCAAGAGCCTGAGGCTGAGTCGACAGCAGACCCCCCAAACAAAGGTTTAGGGCAGACTAGCGGGGGCCCGAACTCTCTGAGAGACGCGCCGGCCTCTGCACCACCAGACAAAGACTGTGACATGGAGAAGAGCACTGACAACGTTGCTGTCACTTTGTCCTGA
- the zmynd8 gene encoding MYND-type zinc finger-containing chromatin reader ZMYND8 isoform X5: MAIIIGSTSGRLHPSVAEEEEKTEITTEGMEISTRSKDTGSTERVTQKRKMPSPSHSSNGHSSAETSPCPIKKKKKPGAVSSSKDQSELRHGPFYYVKQPALTTDPVDVVPQDGRNDFYCWLCHREGQVLCCELCPRVYHAKCLKLPAEPEGDWFCPECEKITVAECIETQSKAMMMLTIEQLSYLLKFALQKMKQPGTEPFQKPVSLEQHPDYAEYIFHPMDLCTLEKNIKKKMYGCTEAFLADAKWILHNCIIYNGGNHKLTATAKVIVKICEHEMNEIEVCPECYLSACQKRDNWFCEPCSNPHPLVWAKLKGFPFWPAKALRDKDGQVDARFFGQHDRAWVPLNNCYLMSKEIPFSVKKTKSIFNSAMQEMEVYVENMKKKFGVFNYAPFRTPYTPDNNFQMLLDPSNPSSTPIKPEKQEKIKLSFDMTASPKISLARTMLSGAGVVGTTAGRRLPLSDMPRSPMSTNSSAHTGSDGETETADKSQTKAPNSQYSTGEESMDCTASPAHPRPCPAGSSLESPKPFHSQAPGAPKQEKTPPTGSILNLNLDRSKAEMDLKELSETVQQKQGATPVLTSPKRQIKSRFQLNLDKTIESCKAQLGIDEISVDVYKGVEHSDSEDSDKSDSSDSEYASDEEQKTKDGQDAAPSDEVQKDSTKSKAKDKPSPSQEEGKGDSHVASETTAGDANAAASDAPTKKQISTDCEKESPEKTKAPPASPSLREKATVKEAAKQPVPVEDSDSERELVIDLGEEQGGKDRKRSRKDKMTVKESSAGKTEGKALTPSTLPSQNSTAPSTPSSASTQSPMAIPVTMVSFTTPSPATISLANVSSATATPPSSSSSASNTPALKKQRPLLPRETVPVVQRAVVWNPSAKFQTSSQKWHMQKVQRQQQNQQPAATTPEQASSPRQGQTQVLTQTQATGNGSTAVSSSSAQQSSQSTRYQTRQAVKVQQKDTPLSTSTSAVTLVSSSPSSVAMVATSSLGTAATSSPMATDLYIPTASADVAADIAKYTNKIMDAIKGTMTEIYNDLSKSTSGNTIAEIRRLRIEIEKLQWLHQQELSEMKHNLELTMAEMRQSLEQERERLVTEVKKQMELEKQQAVDETKKKQWCANCRKEAIFYCCWNTSYCDYPCQQAHWPEHMKSCTQSATAPQQEPEAESTADPPNKGLGQTSGGPNSLRDAPASAPPDKDCDMEKSTDNVAVTLS; encoded by the exons ATGGCCATAATAATAGGATCGACATCAGGGCGCCTGCATCCAAG TgtggcagaggaagaggagaaaactGAGATTACAACAGAAGGAATGGAGATCTCAACGCGATCCAAGG ACACGGGGTCAACAGAACGGGTGACCCAAAAGCGAAAGATGCCGAGTCCCTCTCATTCATCTAATGGTCACTCCTCTGCTGAAACATCCCCCTGCcctataaaaaagaagaagaaaccaggTGCTGTTAGCAGCAGCAAAGACCAG TCAGAACTAAGACATGGTCCCTTTTACTATGTGAAGCAGCCAGCACTCACCACAGACCCTGTTGATGTTGTACCGCAGGACGGCAGGAACGACTTCTACTGCTGGCTATGCCACCGCGAGGGCCAGGTGCTCTGCTGTGAGCTCTGCCCCAGGGTGTACCACGCCAAGTGCCTCAAACTACCAGCCGAGCCCGAGGGCGACTGGTTCTGTCCGGAGTGTGAG AAAATAACAGTTGCTGAGTGTATAGAGACTCAGAGCAAAGCCATGATGATGCTAACTATAGAGCAGCTGTCTTACCTACTAAAGTTTGCCCTTCAGAAGATGAAACAGCCAGGT ACCGAACCCTTCCAGAAACCTGTCTCTCTTGAACAGCATCCCGATTATGCAGAGTACATTTTTCACCCTATGGATCTTTGCACACTTGAGAAG aatattaaaaagaaaatgtatggcTGCACAGAGGCCTTCTTGGCAGATGCAAAATGGATTTTGCACAACTGTATTATATACAATGGAg GCAATCACAAACTCACGGCTACAGCTAAAGTGATAGTAAAGATCTGTGAACATGAG ATGAATGAGATTGAAGTTTGTCCCGAGTGTTATCTGTCTGCTTGCCAAAAGAGAGACAACTGGTTCTGTGAGCCTTGT AGTAACCCACACCCTCTAGTGTGGGCCAAACTGAAAGGATTTCCATTCTGGCCTGCTAAAGCTTTGCGGGACAAAGATGGACAAGTGGATGCTCGCTTTTTTGGACAACATGACAG GGCTTGGGTGCCTTTAAACAACTGCTACCTCATGTCCAAAGAGATTCCATTCTCTGTGAAGAAGACCAAGAGCATCTTCAACAGCGCCATGCAAGAGATGGAGGTCTATGTggagaacatgaagaagaagttCGGAGTGTTTAACTATGCCCCCTTCAGGACACCATACACTCCTGACAACAACTTCCAGATGCTGCTGGATCCCTCCAACCCATCATCAACGCCGATCAAACCTGAGAAACAGGAGAAGATCAAGCTGAGCTTTGATATGACGGCATCACCCAAGATCTCTTTGGCCAGGACCATGTTGTCCGGGGCCGGAGTGGTAGGGACTACAGCAGGCCGGCGGCTCCCCCTCAGTGATATGCCTCGCTCCCCCATGAGCACCAACTCCTCTGCCCATACTGGTTCGGATGGGGAAACAGAGACAGCGGACAAGTCCCAGACAAAGGCTCCAAACAGCCAGTACAGTACAGGAGAAGAGTCCATGGACTGTACAG CATCACCTGCCCATCCTCGACCTTGTCCTGCAGGCAGTTCCTTAGAAAGCCCTAAACCATTCCACTCTCAAGCTCCTGGCGCTCCCAAACAGGAGAAGACACCACCGACAGGAAGCATACTGAACCTCAATCTAG ATCGAAGTAAAGCAGAAATGGACCTGAAGGAGCTTAGTGAAACGGTTCAGCAGAAACAAGGAGCCACACCAGTCCTCACCTCTCCAAAAAGACAGATCAAGAGCCGTTTCCAGCTGAACTTGGACAAAACCATCGAGAGTTGCAAGGCACAGTTGG GTATAGATGAGATCTCCGTTGATGTGTACAAAGGTGTGGAACACAGTGACTCAGAGGACTCGGATAAATCTGACTCCAGTGACAGTGAGTATGCCAGTGATGAGGAGCAAAAGACCAAGGATGGTCAGGATGCAGCACCCAGTGATGAGGTCCAGAAGGATTCCACCAAAAGCAAAGCCAAAGACAAACCTTCCCCGAGCCAAGAGGAGGGTAAAGGTGATTCGCACGTGGCCTCCGAGACTACAGCAGGCGACGCCAATGCAGCAGCATCAGATGCTCCAactaaaaagcaaataagcacaGATTGTGAAAAAGAGAGCCCAGAGAAAACCAAAGCACCTCCAGCATCACCTAGTCTCAGGGAAAAGGCTACGGTGAAAGAAGCGGCAAAGCAGCCTGTGCCAGTGGAGGACTCTGACTCAGAGAGAGAGCTGGTTATTGACCTTGGAGAGGAACAAGGAGGcaaggacaggaagaggagcaggaaagACAAAATGACTGTTAAAGAGTCTTCTGCTGGTAAAACTGAAG GGAAAGCCCTGACCCCATCGACACTACCGTCTCAAAACAGTACAGCTCCATCCACTCCCTCCAGCGCTTCCACACAGTCCCCCATGGCCATTCCTGTCACCATGGTCTCCTTCACTACTCCCTCACCCGCAACCATAAGCCTCGCAAACGTGTCCAGTGCCACCGCAAcacccccctcttcctcctcctcagcttccAACACCCCAGCTTTGAAGAAACAGCGTCCTCTGCTGCCCAGAGAGACGGTGCCGGTGGTGCAGAGAGCTGTGGTGTGGAATCCCTCTGCCAAGTTTCAGACCTCCTCTCAGAAGTGGCACATGCAGAAGGTGCAGCGTCAGCAACAGAACCAGCAACCTGCGGCAACCACGCCGGAGCAGGCGTCGTCGCCCAGGCAAGGCCAGACTCAAGTGCTGACCCAGACACAGGCCACTGGGAACGGATCGACAGCAGTGTCTTCATCTTCAGCACAGCAGTCTTCTCAGAGCACACGCTATCAGACCAGACAGGCTGTTAAAG TTCAACAAAAAGACACTCCACTCAGCACATCAACGTCTGCTGTCACACTGGTATCCAGTAGCCCATCTTCTGTTGCCATGGTGGCGACATCAAGTTTAGGCACAGCTGCTACGTCTTCACCCATGGCAACCGACCTGTATATCCCCACCGCCTCAGCGGATGTAGCTGCAGACATTgccaaatacacaaataaa ATAATGGATGCAATCAAAGGTACAATGACTGAAATCTACAATGACCTCTCTAAGAGTACTTCAGGCAATACAATAGCAGAG ATAAGACGACTGAGAATCGAAATAGAGAAATTACAGTGGCTCCATCAACAAGAGCTGTCAGAAATGAAGCACAATCTTG AGCTGACAATGGCAGAGATGAGGCAAAGTctggagcaggagagagagaggttggtGACTGAGGTGAAGAAACAGATGGAGCTGGAGAAGCAGCAAGCAGTGGatgagacaaagaagaagcagTGGTGTGCTAACTGCAGGAAAGAGGCCATCTTCTACTGCTGCTGGAACACCAGCTACTGTGATTACCCGTGTCAGCAGGCCCACTGGCCAGAACACATGAAGTCCTGCACTCAGTCAG CAACAGCCCCACAGCAAGAGCCTGAGGCTGAGTCGACAGCAGACCCCCCAAACAAAGGTTTAGGGCAGACTAGCGGGGGCCCGAACTCTCTGAGAGACGCGCCGGCCTCTGCACCACCAGACAAAGACTGTGACATGGAGAAGAGCACTGACAACGTTGCTGTCACTTTGTCCTGA
- the zmynd8 gene encoding MYND-type zinc finger-containing chromatin reader ZMYND8 isoform X2 yields MAIIIGSTSGRLHPSVAEEEEKTEITTEGMEISTRSKDTGSTERVTQKRKMPSPSHSSNGHSSAETSPCPIKKKKKPGAVSSSKDQSELRHGPFYYVKQPALTTDPVDVVPQDGRNDFYCWLCHREGQVLCCELCPRVYHAKCLKLPAEPEGDWFCPECEKITVAECIETQSKAMMMLTIEQLSYLLKFALQKMKQPGDHPRLSSRSPHAASTQRKTFNWTEPFQKPVSLEQHPDYAEYIFHPMDLCTLEKNIKKKMYGCTEAFLADAKWILHNCIIYNGGNHKLTATAKVIVKICEHEMNEIEVCPECYLSACQKRDNWFCEPCSNPHPLVWAKLKGFPFWPAKALRDKDGQVDARFFGQHDRAWVPLNNCYLMSKEIPFSVKKTKSIFNSAMQEMEVYVENMKKKFGVFNYAPFRTPYTPDNNFQMLLDPSNPSSTPIKPEKQEKIKLSFDMTASPKISLARTMLSGAGVVGTTAGRRLPLSDMPRSPMSTNSSAHTGSDGETETADKSQTKAPNSQYSTGEESMDCTASPAHPRPCPAGSSLESPKPFHSQAPGAPKQEKTPPTGSILNLNLDRSKAEMDLKELSETVQQKQGATPVLTSPKRQIKSRFQLNLDKTIESCKAQLGIDEISVDVYKGVEHSDSEDSDKSDSSDSEYASDEEQKTKDGQDAAPSDEVQKDSTKSKAKDKPSPSQEEGKGDSHVASETTAGDANAAASDAPTKKQISTDCEKESPEKTKAPPASPSLREKATVKEAAKQPVPVEDSDSERELVIDLGEEQGGKDRKRSRKDKMTVKESSAGKTEGKALTPSTLPSQNSTAPSTPSSASTQSPMAIPVTMVSFTTPSPATISLANVSSATATPPSSSSSASNTPALKKQRPLLPRETVPVVQRAVVWNPSAKFQTSSQKWHMQKVQRQQQNQQPAATTPEQASSPRQGQTQVLTQTQATGNGSTAVSSSSAQQSSQSTRYQTRQAVKVQQKDTPLSTSTSAVTLVSSSPSSVAMVATSSLGTAATSSPMATDLYIPTASADVAADIAKYTNKIMDAIKGTMTEIYNDLSKSTSGNTIAEIRRLRIEIEKLQWLHQQELSEMKHNLELTMAEMRQSLEQERERLVTEVKKQMELEKQQAVDETKKKQWCANCRKEAIFYCCWNTSYCDYPCQQAHWPEHMKSCTQSATAPQQEPEAESTADPPNKGLGQTSGGPNSLRDAPASAPPDKDCDMEKSTDNVAVTLS; encoded by the exons ATGGCCATAATAATAGGATCGACATCAGGGCGCCTGCATCCAAG TgtggcagaggaagaggagaaaactGAGATTACAACAGAAGGAATGGAGATCTCAACGCGATCCAAGG ACACGGGGTCAACAGAACGGGTGACCCAAAAGCGAAAGATGCCGAGTCCCTCTCATTCATCTAATGGTCACTCCTCTGCTGAAACATCCCCCTGCcctataaaaaagaagaagaaaccaggTGCTGTTAGCAGCAGCAAAGACCAG TCAGAACTAAGACATGGTCCCTTTTACTATGTGAAGCAGCCAGCACTCACCACAGACCCTGTTGATGTTGTACCGCAGGACGGCAGGAACGACTTCTACTGCTGGCTATGCCACCGCGAGGGCCAGGTGCTCTGCTGTGAGCTCTGCCCCAGGGTGTACCACGCCAAGTGCCTCAAACTACCAGCCGAGCCCGAGGGCGACTGGTTCTGTCCGGAGTGTGAG AAAATAACAGTTGCTGAGTGTATAGAGACTCAGAGCAAAGCCATGATGATGCTAACTATAGAGCAGCTGTCTTACCTACTAAAGTTTGCCCTTCAGAAGATGAAACAGCCAGGT GATCATCCCCGCTTGTCATCTCGCTCCCCCCATGCAGCTTCCACGCAGAGAAAGACTTTTAATTGG ACCGAACCCTTCCAGAAACCTGTCTCTCTTGAACAGCATCCCGATTATGCAGAGTACATTTTTCACCCTATGGATCTTTGCACACTTGAGAAG aatattaaaaagaaaatgtatggcTGCACAGAGGCCTTCTTGGCAGATGCAAAATGGATTTTGCACAACTGTATTATATACAATGGAg GCAATCACAAACTCACGGCTACAGCTAAAGTGATAGTAAAGATCTGTGAACATGAG ATGAATGAGATTGAAGTTTGTCCCGAGTGTTATCTGTCTGCTTGCCAAAAGAGAGACAACTGGTTCTGTGAGCCTTGT AGTAACCCACACCCTCTAGTGTGGGCCAAACTGAAAGGATTTCCATTCTGGCCTGCTAAAGCTTTGCGGGACAAAGATGGACAAGTGGATGCTCGCTTTTTTGGACAACATGACAG GGCTTGGGTGCCTTTAAACAACTGCTACCTCATGTCCAAAGAGATTCCATTCTCTGTGAAGAAGACCAAGAGCATCTTCAACAGCGCCATGCAAGAGATGGAGGTCTATGTggagaacatgaagaagaagttCGGAGTGTTTAACTATGCCCCCTTCAGGACACCATACACTCCTGACAACAACTTCCAGATGCTGCTGGATCCCTCCAACCCATCATCAACGCCGATCAAACCTGAGAAACAGGAGAAGATCAAGCTGAGCTTTGATATGACGGCATCACCCAAGATCTCTTTGGCCAGGACCATGTTGTCCGGGGCCGGAGTGGTAGGGACTACAGCAGGCCGGCGGCTCCCCCTCAGTGATATGCCTCGCTCCCCCATGAGCACCAACTCCTCTGCCCATACTGGTTCGGATGGGGAAACAGAGACAGCGGACAAGTCCCAGACAAAGGCTCCAAACAGCCAGTACAGTACAGGAGAAGAGTCCATGGACTGTACAG CATCACCTGCCCATCCTCGACCTTGTCCTGCAGGCAGTTCCTTAGAAAGCCCTAAACCATTCCACTCTCAAGCTCCTGGCGCTCCCAAACAGGAGAAGACACCACCGACAGGAAGCATACTGAACCTCAATCTAG ATCGAAGTAAAGCAGAAATGGACCTGAAGGAGCTTAGTGAAACGGTTCAGCAGAAACAAGGAGCCACACCAGTCCTCACCTCTCCAAAAAGACAGATCAAGAGCCGTTTCCAGCTGAACTTGGACAAAACCATCGAGAGTTGCAAGGCACAGTTGG GTATAGATGAGATCTCCGTTGATGTGTACAAAGGTGTGGAACACAGTGACTCAGAGGACTCGGATAAATCTGACTCCAGTGACAGTGAGTATGCCAGTGATGAGGAGCAAAAGACCAAGGATGGTCAGGATGCAGCACCCAGTGATGAGGTCCAGAAGGATTCCACCAAAAGCAAAGCCAAAGACAAACCTTCCCCGAGCCAAGAGGAGGGTAAAGGTGATTCGCACGTGGCCTCCGAGACTACAGCAGGCGACGCCAATGCAGCAGCATCAGATGCTCCAactaaaaagcaaataagcacaGATTGTGAAAAAGAGAGCCCAGAGAAAACCAAAGCACCTCCAGCATCACCTAGTCTCAGGGAAAAGGCTACGGTGAAAGAAGCGGCAAAGCAGCCTGTGCCAGTGGAGGACTCTGACTCAGAGAGAGAGCTGGTTATTGACCTTGGAGAGGAACAAGGAGGcaaggacaggaagaggagcaggaaagACAAAATGACTGTTAAAGAGTCTTCTGCTGGTAAAACTGAAG GGAAAGCCCTGACCCCATCGACACTACCGTCTCAAAACAGTACAGCTCCATCCACTCCCTCCAGCGCTTCCACACAGTCCCCCATGGCCATTCCTGTCACCATGGTCTCCTTCACTACTCCCTCACCCGCAACCATAAGCCTCGCAAACGTGTCCAGTGCCACCGCAAcacccccctcttcctcctcctcagcttccAACACCCCAGCTTTGAAGAAACAGCGTCCTCTGCTGCCCAGAGAGACGGTGCCGGTGGTGCAGAGAGCTGTGGTGTGGAATCCCTCTGCCAAGTTTCAGACCTCCTCTCAGAAGTGGCACATGCAGAAGGTGCAGCGTCAGCAACAGAACCAGCAACCTGCGGCAACCACGCCGGAGCAGGCGTCGTCGCCCAGGCAAGGCCAGACTCAAGTGCTGACCCAGACACAGGCCACTGGGAACGGATCGACAGCAGTGTCTTCATCTTCAGCACAGCAGTCTTCTCAGAGCACACGCTATCAGACCAGACAGGCTGTTAAAG TTCAACAAAAAGACACTCCACTCAGCACATCAACGTCTGCTGTCACACTGGTATCCAGTAGCCCATCTTCTGTTGCCATGGTGGCGACATCAAGTTTAGGCACAGCTGCTACGTCTTCACCCATGGCAACCGACCTGTATATCCCCACCGCCTCAGCGGATGTAGCTGCAGACATTgccaaatacacaaataaa ATAATGGATGCAATCAAAGGTACAATGACTGAAATCTACAATGACCTCTCTAAGAGTACTTCAGGCAATACAATAGCAGAG ATAAGACGACTGAGAATCGAAATAGAGAAATTACAGTGGCTCCATCAACAAGAGCTGTCAGAAATGAAGCACAATCTTG AGCTGACAATGGCAGAGATGAGGCAAAGTctggagcaggagagagagaggttggtGACTGAGGTGAAGAAACAGATGGAGCTGGAGAAGCAGCAAGCAGTGGatgagacaaagaagaagcagTGGTGTGCTAACTGCAGGAAAGAGGCCATCTTCTACTGCTGCTGGAACACCAGCTACTGTGATTACCCGTGTCAGCAGGCCCACTGGCCAGAACACATGAAGTCCTGCACTCAGTCAG CAACAGCCCCACAGCAAGAGCCTGAGGCTGAGTCGACAGCAGACCCCCCAAACAAAGGTTTAGGGCAGACTAGCGGGGGCCCGAACTCTCTGAGAGACGCGCCGGCCTCTGCACCACCAGACAAAGACTGTGACATGGAGAAGAGCACTGACAACGTTGCTGTCACTTTGTCCTGA